One Peribacillus simplex NBRC 15720 = DSM 1321 genomic region harbors:
- a CDS encoding type B 50S ribosomal protein L31 encodes MKQEIHPDYQQVVFMDTNSGYKFLTGSTKTSNETVVWEDGNTYPLLKVEISSDTHPFYTGKQKFAEKGGRVDRFLDKYKMKK; translated from the coding sequence ATGAAACAAGAAATTCATCCCGATTATCAACAAGTAGTATTCATGGATACCAACAGTGGTTATAAATTTTTGACAGGCTCCACGAAAACGTCCAATGAAACGGTCGTGTGGGAAGACGGCAACACGTATCCATTATTAAAAGTGGAAATCAGTTCAGATACGCATCCTTTTTATACTGGAAAGCAGAAGTTTGCTGAAAAAGGTGGACGGGTGGATCGCTTCCTGGATAAATATAAAATGAAGAAATGA
- a CDS encoding ABC transporter ATP-binding protein, which produces MKVVKKLFNYAALYKKLIIGALIMLALSVAADLTGPFVAKKIIDSHILGIESTWYEAGKGKDAVKYDGNWYKRADYFAKGEKKGREVHVLQVGNQFVFVNEAVPIDGRRTLESQSLIIKKDGKEQRAQAVKLTSQEVMRFYQPEIPRIIKLVTFYFSLVILSSIFQYGQSFYLQKAANRIIQKMRNDIFTHISRLPIRYFDNMPAGKIVARVTNDTEAIRELYVTVLANFFSSTINILGVLIALYILDPRVGTIGLLLIPIIVIWTMVYRKFASKYNHIIRERVSDINGMINESISGMSIIQAFGREKETKQSFENLNREHYSYQNKMLHLNSLTGGNLIGVIKVLALMAFVWYFGGISLTASSAISLGMMYAIVDLISRLLHPLHGIVNQFANLEQALVAGERAFSLLDEQGLAVSDENISRYKGNVQFENVSFGYKDNEYVLRDISFSAKQGETVALVGHTGSGKSSIMNLLFRFYDSSEGQIKIDGRNILDIPHQTLREHMGIVLQDPYLFTGTIASNISLNHKGITREMVEKSLRDVGGDKVLKHLPLGLDEPVIEKGGTLSSGQRQLISFARALAFNPAILILDEATASIDTETEAIIQEGMEVLKKGRTTFIIAHRLSTIKNADQILVLDKGRIAEQGTHEELMELKGKYYQMYELQAGPHKDMAG; this is translated from the coding sequence ATGAAGGTCGTAAAGAAACTTTTTAATTATGCTGCCCTTTATAAAAAACTGATCATTGGCGCTCTGATCATGCTGGCACTTTCGGTAGCGGCCGATTTAACAGGTCCTTTCGTTGCCAAGAAAATCATCGATTCACATATACTTGGCATCGAATCTACCTGGTATGAAGCGGGTAAAGGAAAGGATGCTGTTAAGTATGATGGAAATTGGTATAAACGGGCTGATTACTTTGCAAAAGGTGAGAAGAAAGGCAGGGAAGTCCATGTTCTGCAGGTTGGCAATCAATTTGTCTTCGTAAATGAAGCTGTCCCTATCGATGGGCGCAGAACCTTGGAGAGCCAATCGTTGATCATCAAGAAAGACGGGAAAGAGCAACGTGCGCAAGCAGTGAAATTGACGAGTCAGGAAGTGATGCGGTTTTACCAACCGGAAATCCCGCGGATCATTAAGCTTGTGACTTTTTATTTTAGTCTTGTCATCCTTTCCTCCATTTTTCAATATGGGCAGAGCTTTTATTTACAGAAAGCGGCTAACCGAATCATACAGAAGATGCGAAATGATATTTTCACACATATTTCCCGTCTGCCGATACGTTATTTCGATAATATGCCAGCGGGGAAAATTGTTGCCAGGGTCACTAATGATACGGAAGCGATCCGGGAATTATATGTAACCGTGCTAGCCAACTTCTTCTCGAGTACAATTAATATCTTAGGCGTTCTAATTGCTTTGTATATTCTGGATCCACGAGTCGGTACCATTGGCCTTTTACTTATTCCGATCATCGTTATCTGGACGATGGTATATCGTAAATTCGCCTCGAAATATAATCACATCATTCGGGAAAGGGTCAGCGATATTAATGGGATGATCAATGAATCCATTTCTGGAATGAGCATCATTCAGGCATTTGGACGTGAAAAGGAGACGAAGCAATCTTTTGAAAATCTGAACCGGGAGCATTATTCCTATCAAAATAAAATGCTCCATTTGAATTCGTTGACGGGTGGAAACTTGATTGGTGTCATTAAGGTTTTGGCGCTAATGGCATTCGTCTGGTATTTCGGTGGGATTTCCCTTACAGCGAGTTCGGCCATTTCCTTAGGGATGATGTATGCAATTGTTGATTTGATCAGCCGCCTTCTACATCCGCTTCATGGAATCGTCAATCAGTTCGCTAATCTTGAACAGGCACTTGTTGCAGGGGAGCGGGCGTTCAGTTTATTGGATGAGCAGGGATTGGCAGTCAGTGATGAAAACATATCCAGATACAAAGGGAACGTGCAATTCGAAAATGTTTCTTTTGGTTATAAGGATAATGAATATGTGTTAAGGGACATTTCCTTCTCTGCTAAACAAGGGGAAACGGTCGCTTTAGTTGGCCATACTGGGTCAGGAAAAAGTTCCATAATGAATTTATTGTTCCGTTTTTATGACAGTAGTGAAGGGCAAATTAAAATCGACGGAAGGAATATATTGGATATTCCTCATCAGACGCTTAGGGAACATATGGGAATCGTCCTTCAGGATCCCTATTTATTTACTGGCACCATCGCATCCAATATCAGTCTGAATCATAAAGGCATCACAAGGGAAATGGTTGAAAAATCATTAAGAGATGTTGGGGGAGACAAAGTGCTTAAGCATCTTCCTTTAGGGCTGGACGAACCCGTGATCGAAAAAGGAGGAACGCTGTCTTCTGGACAGCGGCAGCTAATCTCTTTTGCCCGTGCTCTTGCATTCAATCCTGCAATATTGATTTTGGATGAAGCGACAGCAAGTATCGACACCGAAACCGAGGCAATTATCCAGGAGGGAATGGAAGTGCTGAAAAAAGGGAGAACGACCTTCATCATTGCACATAGACTTTCCACGATAAAAAATGCCGACCAAATTCTTGTACTGGATAAAGGCCGGATTGCTGAGCAAGGTACACATGAAGAATTAATGGAATTAAAAGGGAAGTACTATCAAATGTATGAACTGCAGGCAGGTCCGCATAAGGACATGGCTGGCTGA
- a CDS encoding ABC transporter ATP-binding protein, protein MFAIFKKLSWFFKEQWRRYTLAILFLCLVNILEVIPPKLVGNAIDDMNNGSMTQEGVMKYVIYLLMVLSGSYLFGYLWSYLLFGGGNLVERKLRSGFMGHLLKMTPTFYEKNRTGDLMARATNDLKAISLTAGFGILTLVDSVLFTITVVVMMGATISWQLTIAAVLPLPIMAVMMQIYVKKIYKRFTDAQAAFGTLNDKVLESISGVRVIRAYVQEREDEKRFDEMTEDVYRKNLAVARIDALFDPTISIIIGISYLIGLGYGAYLVFQQAITLGGLVSFNVYLGMLIWPMIAVGELINVMQRGNASLDRVQDTLSYEADVKNSLGLESIPKPGNIQFNSVYFTYPSSTVVNLSNISVQLERGQTLGIVGKTGSGKTTFVKQLLREYPLGTGEIAFAGMPLEQLNLEDIRKWIGYVPQDHFLFSKSVRENILFGKMDATEDELAEAIRLADFEKDLMMLPNRLETLVGEKGVALSGGQKQRISIARALIKNPEILILDDSLSAVDAKTETTIIENIQNERAGKTTIITTHRLSAVQHADRIIVLDSGEIIEEGTHADLLQNDGWYREQYERQQVDEGTEVKA, encoded by the coding sequence ATGTTTGCGATTTTTAAAAAGCTGTCCTGGTTCTTTAAAGAACAGTGGCGGCGTTATACCTTGGCGATTTTATTTCTATGTCTGGTGAATATCCTGGAGGTTATCCCGCCAAAACTCGTCGGGAATGCCATCGATGATATGAACAATGGCAGCATGACACAGGAAGGGGTCATGAAATACGTTATTTATTTGCTCATGGTACTGAGCGGCAGTTACCTATTTGGTTACTTATGGAGTTATCTGTTATTCGGCGGCGGAAACCTGGTCGAACGAAAGCTAAGGTCCGGATTTATGGGCCATTTGCTGAAAATGACGCCGACGTTTTATGAAAAAAACCGTACAGGGGATTTAATGGCAAGGGCAACCAATGATTTAAAGGCAATATCCCTCACTGCTGGTTTTGGGATATTGACGCTCGTTGACTCGGTGCTGTTCACCATTACGGTTGTGGTCATGATGGGAGCCACGATCAGCTGGCAGTTGACGATTGCGGCGGTGCTGCCGCTGCCGATCATGGCAGTGATGATGCAAATCTACGTGAAGAAAATTTACAAACGTTTTACGGATGCACAAGCAGCCTTTGGTACTTTAAATGACAAGGTCCTGGAATCCATTTCAGGTGTCCGTGTTATCCGGGCCTATGTCCAGGAACGGGAAGATGAAAAGCGATTTGATGAAATGACAGAGGATGTATATCGCAAAAATCTAGCCGTGGCAAGAATCGATGCCCTCTTTGATCCGACAATCAGCATTATCATCGGCATCAGTTATTTAATCGGGTTGGGTTACGGGGCTTATCTTGTGTTTCAACAGGCCATAACGCTTGGCGGACTTGTTTCGTTCAATGTGTACCTAGGCATGTTAATTTGGCCGATGATCGCGGTGGGGGAACTGATCAATGTCATGCAAAGGGGAAATGCTTCACTAGATCGTGTTCAGGATACCCTTTCATATGAAGCGGATGTGAAAAATTCATTGGGTCTGGAAAGTATTCCAAAACCGGGAAATATCCAATTCAATTCAGTGTATTTTACATACCCTTCCTCAACGGTTGTGAATCTATCCAATATTTCCGTTCAGCTTGAGCGCGGTCAAACATTGGGGATAGTGGGGAAAACAGGAAGCGGAAAAACGACATTCGTAAAGCAATTGCTGCGGGAATATCCTTTAGGAACAGGTGAAATCGCTTTTGCAGGCATGCCTCTGGAGCAACTGAACCTTGAAGATATTCGTAAATGGATCGGTTACGTTCCACAGGACCATTTTTTATTCTCGAAGTCTGTTAGGGAAAATATCTTATTCGGTAAAATGGATGCAACGGAAGATGAACTGGCTGAAGCTATCCGGCTTGCGGATTTTGAGAAGGACTTAATGATGCTGCCAAATCGTCTTGAGACACTCGTCGGTGAAAAGGGTGTAGCTCTATCTGGAGGGCAAAAGCAGAGGATCTCGATTGCCAGGGCACTGATCAAAAATCCGGAAATCCTTATATTGGATGATTCCTTATCCGCTGTAGATGCAAAAACTGAAACGACGATCATCGAAAATATCCAAAATGAACGGGCGGGGAAAACGACCATCATCACAACCCATCGCTTATCAGCCGTTCAGCACGCGGACAGAATTATCGTGTTGGACAGCGGAGAGATCATCGAAGAGGGGACTCATGCGGACTTACTGCAGAATGATGGCTGGTATAGGGAACAATATGAACGACAGCAGGTTGACGAAGGGACGGAGGTGAAGGCATGA
- a CDS encoding DUF2515 family protein produces the protein MFSQYLQKLMGKHPVKTKPIIDAEKYETLRSHLQKELFQPFEGSKAFFPEETALIKSIRTETAALNRNNITRTQAYLAFYNRNPEVHWAFLAHMVSRNGGYHMTDLKSSSMTHLLDKAERQKFFLFLERANSAIFADAFPQLLLYEHSKQKELPLRRYLPVFRISRFMAPIWESFIEEPHSPLLTTALIINEQRMLQERILKRTRHGEILRRLDFLLQEYLGFMKVIFPYANKQNGLHSLTGLTVERFADPKQRIETGKSLYELLFQHPVVFRGVSQFTKEVPHTGSRKDYWGSIYTSDASTSKDDKVYSPTLHDAWADQLFFPPHSIDWFTNESFIEDLRSTPIIKKADLTNKVLENVNQLKTLNGMKAIF, from the coding sequence ATGTTCTCCCAATATTTGCAAAAGCTGATGGGCAAACACCCTGTCAAAACAAAACCCATCATCGATGCTGAAAAATATGAAACGCTAAGATCCCATTTACAAAAAGAGCTTTTTCAGCCTTTTGAAGGGTCAAAGGCTTTCTTTCCTGAGGAAACCGCTCTGATAAAAAGTATTCGAACCGAGACGGCTGCCTTGAACCGGAACAATATCACAAGAACACAAGCCTATCTTGCCTTTTACAATCGTAATCCAGAGGTCCATTGGGCCTTTTTAGCACATATGGTTTCGAGGAATGGAGGATACCATATGACTGACTTGAAAAGTTCATCCATGACCCATCTCCTTGACAAAGCGGAACGGCAGAAATTTTTCCTGTTCCTTGAGCGCGCCAATTCAGCCATATTTGCAGATGCATTCCCCCAGCTTCTTTTATATGAACATTCTAAACAAAAAGAACTTCCGCTAAGAAGGTATTTACCAGTTTTCCGCATTTCAAGATTCATGGCCCCGATTTGGGAATCTTTCATCGAAGAGCCCCATTCACCCCTTTTGACAACGGCCCTTATCATTAATGAACAAAGAATGCTTCAGGAAAGGATATTAAAACGCACCCGTCATGGTGAAATCCTCCGAAGGCTTGATTTTCTACTTCAGGAATACTTAGGCTTCATGAAAGTGATCTTTCCTTATGCAAACAAGCAAAACGGTCTTCATTCCTTGACAGGCCTGACCGTTGAACGCTTTGCCGACCCAAAACAGCGTATTGAAACGGGAAAATCATTATATGAGCTTCTTTTTCAGCATCCGGTTGTTTTTCGCGGTGTTAGCCAATTTACAAAAGAAGTTCCACACACGGGGTCCAGAAAGGATTACTGGGGAAGCATATATACCTCTGATGCATCCACGTCAAAAGATGATAAAGTGTACAGCCCCACTCTTCATGATGCATGGGCAGATCAACTATTCTTTCCTCCCCATTCCATTGATTGGTTCACGAATGAAAGCTTTATAGAAGATTTACGTAGCACACCGATCATTAAAAAGGCGGACCTGACCAACAAGGTGCTCGAAAATGTCAATCAGCTCAAAACTCTTAACGGAATGAAAGCCATTTTCTAG